A stretch of DNA from Ranitomeya variabilis isolate aRanVar5 chromosome 1, aRanVar5.hap1, whole genome shotgun sequence:
CTTTCAGTCCCTCCCATGTATCCAGGAAGCAAAGTTTGCAAATTAGATGTAGATGAACTCATCAGCGGTaaggatttattttttatttgtttattgtaCCAGACAGCAGAGCGTTATAAAcgtgtagaaaataaaaaaaaatctttatactcACCATACCGCTCAACTCTCCAGCCTTTTCACTACCTACTGCTAGTTTTCCGATCCTTGCTAGAACTTCTGATCCCCGGCCACTCGCATGGGAATCCCCAGGCCACTTATGCTATGCCAGAACCTCCAGCTTTTGAGGGGTCTTGGATCTTTCTGCGTTAGTGCATGGAAGGTCCCAGTGGCATTACATGCACTGTTATCTTCTACAAACAGGCACAGATCTCTTGATGGCACATTATAGTTCTGAAAAATGGTGGCCAATGGCCACCATTTTGTGAAATACACTCTaaagcaaattttttaaaaaatgtctgcATTTTGTAGAAATGTACACTTGAATGTATTAAGGTTTAAAATTGATGTCAAAATGAAAAAGTGaaatgataaaaatatatataacaacaTTTATACAATAAagtgtatatattttttcttctaaATTGGAGTTTCATAGagaaaatgtgttttttattttaatacaaaaatgttaacttttttttttacctaaacttATCATTAAAATAAAGTACAATGTGTGGTgagaaaaacaatgtctgaattATTTGGATGAATTAAGTCGTTACTCAGTTGCGTTTTGATGAACTTACAGATACCAAATTTCTAACATATGGTTTCTTCTTGAACCTCTAAAATGGCTCATTCCAAAGATATTAAGGTTTagtgttttctttcttcttttttttagacAGTGTATCATGCCAAAAATGCCCAGAAGATCAGTGGCCAAATGACATCAATCAATGTGTAACAAAACCTATTGAATTTTTGTCCTATCAAAATGACCGTGTGGTTCTTGTAATTTCTGCAATTTCTGTATTTTGTTTTGTTAAAGCAACTTTAATTTTGGGAATCTTCATTCTATTTCAAGACACTCCAGTTGTTCAAGCAAATAACCATACCCTGAGCTTCATTCTCCTGGTTTCCATCATGTTGAGTTTCCTCTGTGTGTTTTTGTTCCTGGATCGTCCTACACATGTCACCTGCATGCTTCGTCAGACATCATTTGGGATCATCTTCTCTGTAGCCGTATCTTCTATTCTGGCTAAAACCATCATGGTCTACATGGCGTTCAAGGCCACCAAACCTGGGACTTCCTGGAGAAGATTGATTGGTGTAAAGGTTTCAAACTATGTGGTCTTCTTCTGCTCATTTATCCAAGTGTTACTCAGTATCATTTGGTTATCTACTTCTCCTCCATTCCCAGAGATGAACACTCACTTATATCCGGACAAAATCATATTTCAGTGTAATGAGGGGTCAATGGTGGCCTTTTCCATGCTCCTGGGTTATATGGGACTACTTGCTCTCATAGGTTTCATTGTTGCTTTCTTGGCCAGAAATTTACCAGATTGCTTTAATGAAGCTAAGAACATCACATTCAGCATGCTGGTGGTCTGCAGTGTTTGGGTGGCTTTCATCCCATCCTACATGAGTGTTACTGGGAAAAATACTGTTCTTGTAGAAATATTTGCTGTAATATcttcaagttttggcattttaggctgcATATTCTTCCCTAAATGTTATATCATGCTGGTGAGACCAGAGTTAAACTCAAAACGTAGTTTATCCAGGCAAATGAAAGCCAACTCTAGCACTTGACTTTCATGCACATAGACATTTGTCCTTTAATTTCTATAGAATGTCCTCATAAAGAATATGTAAGTGAGGAGGCACCTTGGCTTCATTTAAAGCCATTAAAATTAACACAAAATAACTGGATATTTAGAAAGTAAGAGCTCTGTACATTTATCCTTGTTTGTGGAAAATAAGGTATCTGGATACATCAATACCTATGGGTGTTCTGATTACTTCTCTCAAGTGTATAATGAAAgaatataatattatataataaataaatatatataataaatataagaaTCTACTGCCCAGCACCCAGTAAATGGAGCAGATAGACAAGaggtatagttgtgctcaaaagtttatatacccggcagaatatttgctttcttggtcttttttcagagaatgtgaatgataacgcCTAAactatttctccactcatggttagtggttgagtgaagccatttattgtctaactactgtgttttctcattataaatcataatgacaaccaaaacatccaaatgaccctgatcaaatgtttacatactctggtgattttggtctgataacatgcacagaagttgacacaaatgggtttgaatggctactaaaggtaacatcctcacctgtgacctgtttgcttgtaatcaatgtgtgtgcataaaagctgagtcagTTTCTGGGATCcatacagactcttgcatctttcatccagccactggcatttctggattgtgagtcatgggaaaagcaaaaaaaattgttaacggatctacgggaaaaggtagttgaactgtataaaataggaaagggatgcacaaagatatccaaagaattgataatgccagtcagcagcattcaaactgtgattagcaaatggaaaatcaggggatctgtaaaaacaaaaccacggtcgggtagaccaacaaaaatgtcatccacaactgccaggaaaattgtttgagatgcaaagaaaaacccacaaaaaacatCATCTgatctgaaatactggactctctaaaaactagcggtgtggctgtttcatgatgcacaataaggaggcacttgaagaaaaatgggcagcatgatcgagtcgccagaagaaacccattactgcgcaaatgccacaaagtatgtcgcctacaatatgcaaagaaAAAACAGACACAAGCCTTAAAACATCTtgaacaaagtaatttggagtgaagagaccaaaattgaactttctggccacaaccataaatgttacatttg
This window harbors:
- the LOC143815024 gene encoding vomeronasal type-2 receptor 26-like — its product is MFNPDEEKIKKNEEKTIPCHKVPVSTCSEQCPPGFKRTLKPGPHKCCFLCMKCSEGEISNETDSVSCQKCPEDQWPNDINQCVTKPIEFLSYQNDRVVLVISAISVFCFVKATLILGIFILFQDTPVVQANNHTLSFILLVSIMLSFLCVFLFLDRPTHVTCMLRQTSFGIIFSVAVSSILAKTIMVYMAFKATKPGTSWRRLIGVKVSNYVVFFCSFIQVLLSIIWLSTSPPFPEMNTHLYPDKIIFQCNEGSMVAFSMLLGYMGLLALIGFIVAFLARNLPDCFNEAKNITFSMLVVCSVWVAFIPSYMSVTGKNTVLVEIFAVISSSFGILGCIFFPKCYIMLVRPELNSKRSLSRQMKANSST